GCAGCAATTTGACCAGACTTGGTCATACAATGATGATTAAACCCATGCGACAATATATGTCGTGCTATAGCTTTAAAAGATAGAATACAGCATTTTTTTCTGTCACTATACTGGCGTGGACAAGAGATTTAATTCAAGACATCCACTTAAGTTATAAGTGATATTACATCGTTTTTGAGGTTACGAGATGGATGAGAACAAAAGTAAAGCGCTCACAGCTGCTTTAGGTCAAATTGAAAAACAATTTGGTAAAAACACGATTATGCGCCTAGGCGATAATAATGTTCAAGCAGTTGAAGCAGTATCTACAGGTTCATTAACCCTAGATATCGCACTCGGCATTGGCGGCTTACCCAAAGGTCGTATTGTTGAAATTTATGGTCCTGAATCATCGGGTAAAACCACCATGACATTACAAGCGATTGCACAATGTCAAAAAGCGGGTGGTACTTGTGCATTCATTGATGCTGAACATGCATTAGATCCTCAGTATGCGCGTAAACTGGGTGTTGATATTGATAACCTGTTGGTGTCGCAACCTGACCATGGTGAGCAAGCGCTTGAAATTGCAGACATGTTGGTACGATCAGGTGCTGTAGACATGATCGTTATCGATTCTGTTGCAGCCCTTACCCCAAAAGCCGAGATTGAAGGCGAAATGGGTGACTCTCACATGGGTTTACAAGCACGCTTGATGAGCCAAGCGCTGCGTAAAATTACAGGTAATGCAAAACGCTCAAATTGCATGGTTATTTTCATTAACCAGATTCGTATGAAGATTGGTGTGATGTTTGGTAGCCCTGAAACCACAACTGGTGGTAATGCACTAAAATTCTACGCTTCTATTCGTCTTGATATTCGTCGTATTGGCCAAGTTAAAGAAGGTGATGAAATTGTTGGTTCAGAAACCCGCGTTAAAGTGGTGAAGAATAAAATGGCTCCCCCTTTCCGTGAAGCCATTTTCCAAATTTTGTATGGTAAAGGTGTCAACCATTTAGGTGAATTAGTTGACTTAGCCGTTGCACAAGAACTGGTTCAAAAAGCCGGTGCTTGGTATTCGTACCAAGGTAACAAAATTGGTCAAGGTAAAAACAATGTGATTCGTCACCTTGAAGAAAATCCTGAAATTGCAATCGAACTAGATCGTATGATCCGTGAACGACTTCTTGTAACAGCAACGCCAGCCGTTGAAGAAAAACAAGAAGAGCCTGATCTTTTAGATGTTTAATGACTCAATCAACGCTAAACTATAAAACGCCTTACGAGGCGTTTTTTCTTATAAAGTGATGTTGACATGAATGACCCAAAGTTCCCCAAAGTCATTGACTACGAAGCGCTTAAACGCGAATACGGTGAAGATGAAAATCTTCAAAAGGAAAAGACTGAATCTAAATATCAGCGCTACAGCAAACGAACCCCGCCCAGCAAATATTCATCTTTAAATGATGAAGACAATCCACAGCCCCAACAACCAGGTATGAAAGGAACACGCCTACGTTCTTATGCTTTTGCAGTGCTAACGCGCAAAGAATATTCTAAAAAGGATTTAATCGAAAAGCTGTGTTTATATGCGGAAGATCGCGAAGAAGTGCTAATGCTGGTCGATGAATTGTCTAGAGAAAATTATCAAAGTGATCAACGCGTGGCTGAAATGACAGTCAGAAGCCAAATTCGTAAAGGCAAAGGTCCAAATCGCATTAAACTTGCGCTCAATGCAAAAAGTATCGATAAAGCACTGGCAAAAAATGATATGGATGAAATTGACTGGTATGAGCAAGCGTATATGCTTAAAGTCAAAAAGTACGGAACTGAAGTCACAATAGATGCAAAAATGAAAGCAAAACAGATTCGGTTTTTACAGTATCGAGGTTTTGAAATGGATGCAATTATGAAGGCTATTCGTAAGAGAGAAGATTAAGCGAAATAAAGAGAAGGAAAATAGCTTTATAATAATAAGATATCGCATACAAACTGGTGGCAACCCCACTAGCAAAACTTCGGCACATCATAGTTCTATTACCGTTGCTACCTTCCGGTCCTGGCGGGGTTCATAGAGTACAATTGCGAAGCCACCAGCGGGGCTACCATTGCAAGGTCAGAGTATAGAGATTTTTCTCGATGTTGCAAGTGCATTTTTAGAATAATCGCAAGTGACTCATTCTTTTGTTTATTTAGCAATCAAATCATCTCAGAAAGCATACCTATCTTGTGAAAATGCAGTAAATTTCATGCTTAATTTTCTATATCAAGATTGTAAATAGATATTGCATTTAAGTGAGTTGACGTTTTAAATGGGACTAGCTTTTGATTTCTAATGTTAGCGCTATGATAAAGTTCATGGGCGCTTACCTTATCTGATTTGGATTTATAATAATGCTCAATAAGCATACTCTACTGACTATTGCGATTCTCAGCACTTCAAGCACTTTTGCAAACATTCCCATTGAATCACGAGGCTTGAGTCAAGGCTCCTCAAGTTATGTAAATTCAAATACATCTACAGCACCGGCTGTGGCAAGCAACATGAACTGGGATTTGATTCAACAGAATCAACGCCTAGACAATCAATTGCGTGAGTTACGCGGCAAAATAGAAGAACAAGATCATCAAATCGATCAATTAAACAAAGAGCTCACCAACCGCTATGCAGATATCGATCAACGCTTGGAGCTTTTACAACAAAAAATTGATCCAACTGAAGACCAACCTGAAACTGAAGAGTCTCCATCTACTGAG
This genomic window from Acinetobacter sp. TGL-Y2 contains:
- a CDS encoding regulatory protein RecX — encoded protein: MNDPKFPKVIDYEALKREYGEDENLQKEKTESKYQRYSKRTPPSKYSSLNDEDNPQPQQPGMKGTRLRSYAFAVLTRKEYSKKDLIEKLCLYAEDREEVLMLVDELSRENYQSDQRVAEMTVRSQIRKGKGPNRIKLALNAKSIDKALAKNDMDEIDWYEQAYMLKVKKYGTEVTIDAKMKAKQIRFLQYRGFEMDAIMKAIRKRED
- the recA gene encoding recombinase RecA yields the protein MDENKSKALTAALGQIEKQFGKNTIMRLGDNNVQAVEAVSTGSLTLDIALGIGGLPKGRIVEIYGPESSGKTTMTLQAIAQCQKAGGTCAFIDAEHALDPQYARKLGVDIDNLLVSQPDHGEQALEIADMLVRSGAVDMIVIDSVAALTPKAEIEGEMGDSHMGLQARLMSQALRKITGNAKRSNCMVIFINQIRMKIGVMFGSPETTTGGNALKFYASIRLDIRRIGQVKEGDEIVGSETRVKVVKNKMAPPFREAIFQILYGKGVNHLGELVDLAVAQELVQKAGAWYSYQGNKIGQGKNNVIRHLEENPEIAIELDRMIRERLLVTATPAVEEKQEEPDLLDV